A window of the Bradyrhizobium diazoefficiens genome harbors these coding sequences:
- a CDS encoding MBL fold metallo-hydrolase, translating to MPLWTCETCGAQFPDSGQPPASCPICEDERQYVNWNGQTFLTRETLAERHRLVWRDDLGITGIALEPSFAIGQRALLVPDGKGCVMWDCIPLATSEAIAHVKSLGGLTAIAISHPHYYGALADWSEAFGGVPVYLHAADQQWVTRPHPSIVHWTGDQHRISDDVLLLRTGGHFAGGTMLHYSRGVEGKGALLTGDIAQVTMDRRFLSFMYSYPNYMPLNAAAVRRIAAAVEPLPFDRIYGAWWDRNIASGAKAAFAASVDRYIAAIA from the coding sequence ATGCCTCTCTGGACCTGCGAAACCTGCGGCGCGCAATTCCCGGACAGCGGACAGCCACCGGCGTCCTGTCCGATCTGCGAGGACGAGCGGCAATATGTGAACTGGAACGGGCAGACCTTCCTGACCCGCGAGACGCTCGCCGAACGTCACCGCCTCGTCTGGCGCGACGATCTCGGCATCACCGGTATCGCGCTTGAGCCGAGCTTCGCGATCGGCCAGCGCGCGCTGCTGGTCCCAGATGGCAAGGGGTGCGTGATGTGGGACTGCATCCCGCTGGCAACCTCAGAGGCGATCGCGCATGTCAAATCACTCGGCGGATTGACGGCGATCGCGATCTCGCACCCGCATTACTATGGCGCGCTTGCCGACTGGAGCGAAGCGTTCGGCGGTGTGCCGGTGTATCTTCACGCTGCCGACCAGCAATGGGTGACGCGTCCACACCCCTCGATCGTGCACTGGACCGGCGATCAACATCGTATCTCGGACGATGTTCTGCTGTTGCGCACCGGCGGCCATTTCGCAGGCGGCACCATGCTGCACTATTCGCGCGGCGTGGAGGGCAAGGGCGCGCTGCTCACTGGCGATATCGCGCAAGTGACGATGGACCGCCGCTTCCTCAGCTTCATGTATTCCTATCCGAACTACATGCCGCTCAACGCCGCCGCGGTGCGGCGGATTGCAGCCGCTGTGGAGCCGCTCCCCTTCGACCGCATCTATGGCGCTTGGTGGGACCGCAACATCGCTTCGGGCGCCAAGGCTGCCTTTGCGGCATCGGTGGACCGATACATCGCGGCCATTGCCTAA